A stretch of the Bradyrhizobium sp. CCBAU 53351 genome encodes the following:
- a CDS encoding GGDEF domain-containing protein, with amino-acid sequence MKKPKRASAAKAKKGRKTSASRSKAAPKRLTRRPAQPPRRGASSDDGAKETTRATIRGLRTKLKEALRRVAELEAAADTDFLLEIPNRRGFERELARAIAYMKRYRASGALIVLDVDRLKPINDSFGHGAGDEVLKAIAATLTRQVRASDVVGRLGGDEFALLLWNLSETDAKAKAAAFEQAIDELSFVFRGQHVTAGASAGVALLGAQSDAGRALEEADAAMYVRKAHRRHEPRIRLVSS; translated from the coding sequence ATGAAGAAACCAAAAAGGGCGAGCGCTGCGAAGGCCAAAAAGGGCCGGAAGACCAGCGCCAGCCGTTCCAAGGCCGCCCCGAAGCGGCTGACCAGGCGTCCGGCGCAGCCGCCGCGGCGTGGCGCGTCGAGCGATGATGGAGCCAAGGAAACCACGAGAGCGACGATCCGGGGCTTGCGGACCAAGCTCAAGGAGGCGCTGCGCCGGGTCGCGGAGCTGGAAGCTGCGGCCGATACCGACTTCCTGCTCGAGATCCCCAACCGGCGCGGCTTCGAGCGCGAGCTCGCGCGCGCCATCGCCTACATGAAGCGCTACCGCGCCAGTGGGGCGCTGATTGTGCTCGACGTCGATCGGTTGAAGCCGATCAACGATTCGTTCGGTCACGGCGCCGGCGACGAGGTGCTCAAGGCGATTGCCGCCACGCTGACGCGGCAGGTCCGTGCCTCCGACGTGGTCGGCCGGCTCGGGGGCGACGAGTTCGCGCTGCTGCTCTGGAATCTGAGCGAGACCGATGCCAAGGCGAAGGCCGCCGCCTTCGAACAGGCGATCGACGAATTGTCCTTCGTCTTTCGCGGCCAGCACGTGACCGCGGGTGCCTCCGCCGGCGTCGCACTGCTGGGAGCGCAATCCGACGCAGGCCGCGCCCTGGAGGAGGCAGATGCCGCCATGTATGTGCGCAAGGCGCACCGGCGGCACGAGCCGCGGATCAGGCTGGTCAGCAGCTAG
- the purE gene encoding 5-(carboxyamino)imidazole ribonucleotide mutase: MTAPIAIIMGSQSDWDTMRHAADTLAALGVAADTRIVSAHRTPDRLFAFAKGAKAAGYKIIIAGAGGAAHLPGMAAALTELPVFGVPVESKTLKGVDSLHSIVQMPAGIPVGTLAIGKAGAINAALLAAAVLALSDPALSDRLAAWRKAQTEAVAERPEDKA, translated from the coding sequence ATGACCGCGCCGATCGCCATCATCATGGGAAGCCAGTCGGACTGGGACACGATGCGGCATGCCGCCGACACGCTTGCCGCGCTCGGCGTTGCCGCCGACACCCGCATCGTTTCGGCCCACCGCACCCCCGACCGTCTGTTTGCTTTCGCCAAGGGCGCCAAGGCCGCGGGTTACAAGATCATCATCGCCGGCGCCGGAGGCGCTGCTCATCTGCCCGGCATGGCGGCGGCCCTGACGGAACTGCCGGTGTTCGGCGTGCCCGTCGAATCGAAGACGCTCAAGGGCGTCGACTCGCTCCATTCGATCGTCCAGATGCCCGCGGGCATCCCGGTCGGCACGCTCGCCATCGGCAAGGCGGGCGCCATCAATGCGGCACTGCTTGCCGCTGCCGTGCTGGCATTGTCCGACCCGGCCCTGTCGGATCGCCTCGCCGCCTGGCGCAAGGCGCAAACCGAGGCGGTTGCCGAGCGCCCGGAGGACAAGGCGTGA
- a CDS encoding ABC transporter permease, whose translation MRRVSRLSRFNIASLALGLAFLYLPILILVIYSFNASRLVTVWGGWSLRWYHEFFNDRAMIEAAWMSLRVAVSSATIATLLGTLAAVALSRGERFRGRTLFSGMLYAPLVMPEVITGLSLLLLFVALNAERGFWTVTIAHTTLTMCFVAVVVQSRLGSLDRSLEEAAMDLGCNPLRAFVSVTLPLIAPAIVAGWMLAFTLSLDDLVIASFTTGPGSATLPIRIYSEVRLGVKPEINAICTLVIALIAVVIVVASLASKLSSSQGESAAPL comes from the coding sequence ATGCGCAGGGTCTCTCGCCTCTCCCGCTTCAACATCGCCTCGCTCGCGCTGGGTCTGGCATTCCTCTATCTGCCGATCCTCATCCTCGTGATCTATTCCTTCAACGCCTCGCGCCTCGTCACGGTGTGGGGCGGCTGGTCGCTGCGCTGGTATCACGAGTTCTTCAATGACCGCGCCATGATCGAGGCAGCCTGGATGAGCCTGCGGGTCGCGGTCTCCTCGGCGACCATCGCCACGCTGCTCGGCACGCTCGCCGCGGTCGCGCTGTCGCGTGGCGAGCGGTTCCGTGGCCGCACGCTGTTCTCCGGCATGCTCTATGCGCCGCTGGTGATGCCGGAGGTGATCACCGGATTGTCGTTGCTGCTGCTGTTCGTGGCGCTCAACGCCGAGCGCGGCTTCTGGACCGTGACGATCGCCCACACCACGCTGACGATGTGCTTCGTCGCGGTCGTCGTGCAGTCCCGCCTCGGCTCGCTCGATCGCTCGCTGGAGGAAGCGGCGATGGATCTCGGCTGCAACCCGCTCCGCGCGTTCGTCTCCGTGACGTTGCCGCTGATCGCGCCTGCGATCGTCGCCGGCTGGATGCTGGCCTTCACGCTGTCGCTCGACGATCTCGTCATCGCGAGCTTCACCACCGGACCGGGCTCGGCCACCTTGCCGATCCGCATCTATTCCGAGGTGCGTTTGGGGGTGAAGCCGGAGATCAACGCGATCTGCACGCTGGTGATCGCCCTGATCGCCGTCGTCATCGTCGTCGCCTCGCTGGCTTCGAAGCTGTCGAGCTCGCAGGGCGAGAGCGCAGCGCCGCTGTAA
- a CDS encoding ABC transporter permease, whose amino-acid sequence MSARRIFARPARFAAIAPYVWMVLFFLVPFAFVLKISLSQTAIAQPPYEPVFDLTAGWDALRAAFATLSIDNFKLLASDDIYVFAYVRSLTVAVTATALLLLIGYPIAYGMARLPKAWQAVAMVLVIVPFWTSFLIRIYAWINILQHDGLLNQILLALHLVSQPVVWLSTDSAMYIGIVYSYLPFMILPLYATLAKMEPALEEAAGDLGAPPWQVFWLVTFPLSLPGVGAGVLLCFIPIVGEFVIPDLLAGSNSLMIGQSLWLEFFTNKDWPVASAAAVVLLVVLLVPLLLYERLQKRQLEQGR is encoded by the coding sequence ATGAGCGCCCGCCGCATCTTCGCGCGCCCGGCGCGCTTCGCCGCGATCGCCCCCTATGTCTGGATGGTGCTGTTCTTCCTGGTGCCGTTCGCCTTCGTGCTGAAGATCAGCCTGTCGCAGACGGCGATCGCGCAGCCGCCCTATGAGCCGGTGTTCGACCTGACGGCAGGATGGGATGCGCTCAGGGCGGCCTTTGCCACGCTCTCCATCGATAATTTCAAGCTGCTCGCTTCCGACGATATCTACGTGTTCGCCTATGTGCGCAGCCTCACCGTTGCGGTGACGGCCACCGCCCTGTTGCTGCTGATCGGCTATCCCATCGCCTATGGCATGGCGCGACTGCCGAAGGCTTGGCAGGCGGTGGCGATGGTGCTGGTGATCGTGCCGTTCTGGACCTCGTTCCTGATCCGCATCTATGCCTGGATCAACATCCTCCAGCACGACGGCCTGCTCAACCAGATCCTGCTGGCTTTGCACCTGGTCAGCCAGCCCGTGGTCTGGCTCTCCACCGACAGCGCGATGTATATCGGCATCGTCTATTCCTATCTGCCGTTCATGATCCTGCCGCTCTACGCCACGCTCGCCAAGATGGAGCCGGCGCTGGAGGAGGCGGCCGGCGATCTCGGTGCTCCGCCCTGGCAGGTGTTCTGGCTCGTCACCTTTCCGTTGTCGCTGCCTGGCGTCGGCGCCGGCGTGCTGCTGTGCTTCATCCCGATCGTCGGCGAGTTCGTCATTCCGGATCTTCTGGCCGGCTCCAATTCGCTGATGATCGGCCAGTCCCTGTGGCTCGAATTCTTCACCAACAAGGATTGGCCGGTCGCGTCCGCCGCGGCCGTCGTGTTGCTGGTCGTGCTGCTGGTGCCGCTGCTGCTTTATGAGCGGCTGCAGAAGCGGCAGCTGGAACAAGGGCGCTGA
- a CDS encoding glycerol-3-phosphate dehydrogenase, which yields MADYDLAIIGGGLNGVSLARDAAGRGLRVILFEQGDLGGAASSATPRLIHGDLSVLERRGFWRVRRSLAERPIWLSIAPHLVRPMRFVIPAHSDERPPWLLRAGLFLYDGLTSRNGLPGSVTLDITHHPVGNALKRPFGTAFEYSDCVVDDSRLVVLTALDASERGAAIRTGARCVRADRTDVWRLAVVDRGHRRTITARALANATGGWTSMVADTVLRQPQPAMAATQMSQIVVPRLFDSENVYVFQNHDGRLIFAQPFERAFTLIGTVTHAFTGDPAIVAMPGADVSYLCEAASRYFRDRISPTDVVRTVSGVNLTLASARGRDGAMLFHARRRKAPLITMFGGDVTTSRLRAEQAVTKLTPFYPMSPPWTAAAVLPGGDFAWDRFDTEVDLARDRWRFLTETQAQRLVGAYGARLPAVLGEAKSRDELGPAFGPELTGAEVRYLMAHEWARFPDDVLWRRSKLGLTMPAADREALGAFMANVM from the coding sequence ATGGCGGATTACGACCTTGCGATCATCGGCGGCGGCCTGAACGGTGTCAGTCTCGCGCGCGATGCGGCCGGCCGTGGTCTGCGGGTCATTCTGTTCGAGCAGGGCGATCTCGGCGGCGCGGCGTCCTCGGCGACACCGCGGCTGATCCACGGCGATCTGTCGGTGCTGGAGCGGCGCGGGTTCTGGCGGGTGCGCCGGTCGCTGGCCGAGCGTCCGATCTGGCTTTCCATCGCCCCGCATCTCGTGCGGCCGATGCGCTTCGTGATCCCCGCGCATTCCGACGAGCGTCCGCCATGGCTGCTGCGCGCCGGCTTGTTCCTCTATGACGGCCTCACCAGCCGGAACGGCCTGCCTGGATCTGTGACCCTCGACATCACCCATCATCCGGTCGGCAACGCGCTGAAGCGCCCATTCGGCACGGCCTTCGAATATTCGGACTGCGTCGTCGACGATTCCCGCCTGGTCGTGCTCACCGCGCTGGATGCATCCGAGCGCGGTGCCGCGATCCGCACGGGGGCGCGCTGCGTGCGCGCCGATCGAACCGACGTCTGGCGGCTCGCGGTGGTCGATCGCGGCCATCGCCGCACGATCACGGCCCGGGCGCTGGCCAACGCGACCGGGGGCTGGACGTCGATGGTCGCCGACACCGTGCTGCGGCAGCCGCAGCCGGCTATGGCGGCTACGCAGATGAGTCAGATCGTCGTGCCCAGGCTGTTCGACTCCGAGAATGTCTACGTGTTTCAGAACCACGATGGACGACTGATCTTCGCTCAGCCGTTCGAGCGCGCGTTCACGCTGATCGGCACGGTCACGCATGCCTTCACCGGAGATCCCGCGATCGTCGCAATGCCGGGGGCCGATGTCAGCTATCTCTGCGAGGCGGCCAGCCGCTATTTCCGCGACCGCATTTCGCCGACCGACGTGGTTCGGACGGTTTCCGGCGTCAACCTGACGCTGGCGTCCGCGCGGGGACGCGACGGCGCGATGCTGTTCCATGCCCGCCGACGCAAGGCGCCGCTGATCACGATGTTTGGCGGCGACGTTACCACCTCGCGCCTGCGTGCCGAGCAGGCGGTGACGAAGTTGACGCCATTCTATCCGATGTCGCCGCCCTGGACGGCCGCCGCCGTGCTGCCTGGCGGCGATTTCGCCTGGGATCGCTTCGACACCGAAGTCGACCTTGCGCGCGATCGATGGCGCTTCCTCACGGAGACGCAGGCCCAGCGCCTGGTCGGGGCCTATGGGGCGCGGCTGCCGGCGGTGCTGGGCGAAGCAAAGAGCCGCGACGAACTCGGCCCCGCCTTCGGCCCCGAACTGACCGGCGCGGAGGTGCGCTATCTCATGGCCCACGAATGGGCACGTTTTCCGGATGATGTCCTCTGGCGCCGCTCCAAGCTCGGCCTGACTATGCCGGCGGCCGATCGTGAGGCGCTCGGCGCGTTCATGGCGAATGTGATGTGA
- a CDS encoding YdcH family protein: MTNEDERELEAELTRLQQEHRDLDAAIDALHQSPAPDLLRLQRLKKRKLLLRDRIAFIEDQITPDIIA; the protein is encoded by the coding sequence ATGACCAATGAAGACGAGCGTGAGCTCGAAGCCGAGCTCACCCGGTTGCAGCAGGAACACCGAGATCTCGATGCGGCGATCGATGCACTGCATCAATCGCCCGCCCCCGACCTGTTGCGGCTGCAGCGGTTGAAGAAGCGCAAGCTGTTGTTGCGCGACCGCATCGCGTTCATCGAAGACCAGATTACCCCGGACATCATCGCCTGA
- a CDS encoding carbohydrate ABC transporter permease, with amino-acid sequence MKLPGVREFSWREVGIEARLLLIGIPVFLWTMIPIYHMFLFAISPKEDAFSGKLWPDHPTLHNFEIVFKQQHYFLRDFYVQFWNSVVIAASVGVLTLFIATAAAFSISRLKVPGGRIVLNLALFTYFIPAAFLAVPMYRTMGNYGLLNNHWSLILAMVTIASPYAIWVLKQASDKLPVELDEAAVMDGATTLQIFRLVYLPLMMPSLVAIGTYAVLLAWNEYLYAFLLLSNDREITLPVALGNFLAADDSPWELLMTTGFIYALPPAAVYYAFRRYMVGGLTAGAVKS; translated from the coding sequence ATGAAGCTCCCCGGCGTAAGAGAGTTTTCCTGGCGCGAAGTCGGGATCGAAGCGCGGCTCCTGCTGATCGGCATTCCCGTCTTCCTGTGGACGATGATCCCGATCTATCACATGTTCCTGTTCGCGATCTCCCCGAAGGAGGACGCATTCTCGGGCAAGCTGTGGCCGGACCATCCGACGCTGCACAACTTCGAGATTGTGTTCAAGCAGCAGCACTACTTCCTGCGCGATTTCTACGTGCAGTTCTGGAATTCGGTGGTGATTGCGGCGTCCGTCGGCGTGCTGACGCTGTTCATCGCGACCGCGGCTGCGTTCTCGATCTCGCGGCTGAAAGTGCCGGGCGGACGCATCGTGCTGAACCTCGCGCTCTTCACCTATTTCATTCCGGCCGCGTTCCTGGCCGTGCCGATGTACCGGACCATGGGCAATTACGGCCTGCTCAACAATCACTGGTCGCTGATCCTGGCGATGGTGACGATCGCCTCGCCTTACGCCATCTGGGTGCTCAAGCAGGCGTCGGACAAGCTGCCGGTCGAGCTCGACGAGGCCGCGGTGATGGACGGCGCCACGACGCTGCAGATTTTCCGCCTGGTCTATTTGCCCCTGATGATGCCCTCGCTGGTCGCGATCGGCACCTATGCGGTGCTGCTGGCCTGGAACGAATATCTCTACGCGTTCCTGCTGCTCTCCAACGACCGCGAGATCACCCTCCCCGTCGCGCTCGGCAACTTCCTCGCCGCCGATGACTCGCCCTGGGAGCTGTTGATGACCACCGGCTTCATCTACGCGCTGCCGCCGGCCGCAGTCTACTACGCCTTCCGCCGCTACATGGTGGGCGGGCTCACGGCAGGTGCGGTGAAGTCGTAA
- a CDS encoding NAD(P)/FAD-dependent oxidoreductase — protein MDRVDCVVVGAGVVGLAVARKLAQAGREVIVLEAAEAIGTITSSRNSEVIHAGIYYRAGSWMARMCVDGKHALYRYCAERGIPHKNCGKLIVATSPQETAKLQSIKAHAEANGVLDMQLLAGEAARALEPALACDAALLSPSTGIIDSHAYMLSLRGEAEAAGAAFAFHTPLVRAKAAGGVIEIEAGGEAPMTLQCGLLVNAAGLSATAVARNIDGMPLDRIPPAYLAKGNYFSCNAKAPFSRLIYPVPEPGGLGVHLTLDMAGQARFGPDVEWIETIDYEVDPSRAERFYPAIRKYWPTLPDGALMPSYSGIRPKIVPPAVATQDFLMQGPRDHGIAGLVNLFGIESPGLTSSLAIADHVAELVDV, from the coding sequence ATGGATAGGGTCGATTGCGTCGTCGTCGGAGCCGGCGTGGTCGGGCTCGCGGTGGCCCGAAAGCTGGCGCAGGCCGGGCGCGAGGTCATCGTGCTCGAGGCGGCCGAGGCGATCGGCACCATCACCTCCTCGCGCAACAGCGAGGTGATCCATGCCGGCATCTACTACCGCGCCGGGAGCTGGATGGCGCGCATGTGCGTCGACGGCAAGCACGCGCTCTACCGCTACTGTGCCGAGCGCGGCATCCCGCACAAGAACTGCGGCAAGCTGATCGTCGCGACCAGCCCGCAGGAGACCGCCAAGCTGCAATCGATCAAGGCGCATGCCGAGGCCAATGGCGTGCTCGACATGCAGCTGCTCGCGGGCGAGGCGGCACGCGCGCTGGAGCCGGCGCTGGCCTGCGACGCCGCACTGCTGTCGCCTTCGACGGGCATCATCGACAGCCACGCCTACATGCTGTCGCTGCGCGGCGAAGCCGAGGCGGCAGGCGCCGCCTTCGCGTTTCACACCCCGCTGGTCCGTGCCAAGGCGGCCGGCGGCGTCATCGAGATCGAGGCCGGCGGCGAGGCGCCGATGACGCTGCAATGCGGCCTGCTCGTCAACGCCGCTGGGCTCTCGGCGACGGCGGTAGCGCGCAACATCGACGGCATGCCGCTGGACCGCATTCCACCGGCCTATCTCGCCAAGGGAAATTACTTCAGCTGCAATGCCAAGGCGCCGTTCTCGCGCCTGATCTATCCGGTGCCCGAACCCGGCGGACTTGGCGTGCACCTGACGCTGGACATGGCCGGCCAGGCGCGCTTCGGCCCCGACGTCGAGTGGATCGAGACGATCGATTACGAGGTCGATCCGTCGCGTGCCGAGCGGTTCTATCCGGCGATCCGCAAATACTGGCCGACACTGCCTGACGGCGCGTTGATGCCGAGCTATTCAGGCATCCGGCCGAAGATCGTGCCGCCCGCGGTGGCCACGCAAGACTTCTTGATGCAGGGGCCGCGCGATCACGGCATCGCAGGTCTGGTCAATCTGTTCGGCATCGAATCGCCGGGTCTGACGTCGTCGCTCGCGATCGCCGATCACGTCGCCGAGCTCGTAGACGTCTAG
- a CDS encoding ABC transporter ATP-binding protein, translating into MTDEWPRTDGAADAAAADALPATGQPLLRIENVAKTFGTFRAVDGVSLDIKAGEFFALLGPSGCGKTTLLRMLAGFEAPDEGRILLGDKDIAQALPHERPINMMFQNYALFPHLSVRDNIAFGLKRAGMARAEIATRVAEMVALVKLEGLEKRKPDQLSGGQRQRVALARALARRPQLLLLDEPLAALDKKLRESTQGELMELQRRLGMTFIIVTHDQEEAMTMASRIGVMKSGKLAQVASPRELYEAPRSRWIAEFVGDVNLFDGETKLRDGHRLVVGTRDAGTLVVAEPREPVGAGRFSIAIRPEKVKLSRRGPVSEAGRENAINALDGVIADICYLGGTTTYKVKLDTGGTVQASVANSARLDVDAYSLNQHVVAWFSPDDCVVLQS; encoded by the coding sequence ATGACGGACGAGTGGCCCAGAACGGACGGCGCGGCTGACGCGGCCGCGGCAGATGCGCTTCCCGCAACGGGCCAGCCGTTGCTGCGCATCGAGAACGTCGCCAAGACGTTCGGGACGTTCCGCGCCGTCGACGGCGTGTCGCTCGACATCAAGGCCGGCGAGTTCTTCGCGCTGCTCGGTCCGAGCGGTTGTGGCAAGACCACTCTGCTGCGCATGCTCGCGGGCTTCGAGGCCCCGGACGAGGGCCGCATCCTGCTTGGGGACAAGGATATCGCGCAGGCGCTGCCGCACGAGCGCCCGATCAACATGATGTTCCAGAACTACGCGTTGTTTCCGCATCTGTCGGTGCGCGACAACATCGCCTTCGGGCTGAAGCGTGCCGGCATGGCGCGCGCCGAGATCGCCACCCGTGTGGCCGAGATGGTCGCGTTGGTGAAGCTCGAGGGGCTGGAGAAGCGCAAGCCCGATCAGCTCTCCGGCGGCCAGCGCCAGCGCGTCGCGCTCGCCCGCGCATTGGCGCGGCGGCCACAACTTCTTTTGCTCGACGAGCCGCTCGCGGCGCTCGACAAGAAGCTGCGCGAGAGCACGCAGGGCGAGCTGATGGAGCTGCAGCGCCGGCTCGGCATGACCTTCATCATCGTCACGCACGACCAGGAGGAGGCGATGACGATGGCGAGCCGGATCGGCGTGATGAAATCAGGCAAGCTGGCGCAGGTCGCGAGCCCCCGCGAGCTCTACGAGGCGCCGCGCTCGCGCTGGATCGCGGAGTTCGTCGGCGACGTCAATCTGTTCGACGGCGAGACCAAATTGCGCGACGGTCATCGTCTGGTCGTCGGCACGCGTGATGCGGGCACGTTGGTGGTCGCCGAACCCCGCGAACCGGTCGGCGCGGGACGATTCTCGATCGCGATTCGTCCCGAGAAGGTCAAGCTGTCGCGCCGGGGCCCGGTGAGCGAGGCCGGCCGTGAAAACGCGATCAACGCCCTGGATGGCGTGATCGCCGACATCTGCTATCTCGGCGGAACCACCACTTACAAGGTGAAGCTCGATACCGGCGGAACGGTGCAGGCGTCCGTCGCCAACAGTGCGCGCCTCGACGTCGATGCCTACAGCCTGAATCAGCATGTCGTTGCCTGGTTCTCTCCCGACGATTGCGTGGTGCTGCAATCATGA
- a CDS encoding EAL domain-containing protein, translating into MAEKNWHEGSTLPIAVQAVVCLAGTVAPARAYALSDGFAAPSYLGQLDPNVVWEVLIAGIVVCAFLAAIALWIHSSLRRTRRLQLRRNAFVSSAMNNLNQGVVMTDSQRRIIFCNDRYLEIYGLTRSDIWANMNGYELLELRRKRGVLGVASDDEFYEKAASTNGLITELPDGRAILVKYFVLPNGGSVATHLDVSEQRRLSRQLASTKQFLETVLDNVPACVAAKNIEDGRYIFANSAYERFWGFSRDHVVGKNARELFASVSAASIEATDRAALNSPDGQFRNEFEVDRGGERRMVASIRIVVRDESNKPEFLMLVFEDITDRRSLSKELESTKKFLELVVDNIPVALIVEQVKDGRYLLANRSAETILNRRREEATGLTASDIFNPKEAKLIIARDEAAIKKRGMITEEHPISTKDGLRLFLTRRATVLGDTGEPQYLIKTHEDVTDRRQTESRMAHMAYHDGLTDLPNRAAFLQALTQMIEACEGTDEEFAVLCVDLDGLKEVNDVFGHALGDKLLVEVAQRLQDSARGGVVARLSGDEFGLIIDGKQPDSGLALAQHLGEAVAKEFQIDGRAVRAGATTGMAVFPHNGADGASLLANAGAALFRAKQKSRGTISLYQPEMDQQIRDRRVLHQDLSMAIKNGELSLAFQPQGAAGHSVAESEIIGFEALARWQHPVRGQVSPAEFIPIAEESGLIVEMGEWILREACREAASWPKPLQVAVNLSPAQFMHGDVVGLVHSILIETGLAPGRLELEITEGVLIEDFDRGLALLRRLKALGVRISMDDFGSGYSSLSYLQAFPFDKIKIDRAFIINLGRNPQSAAIVRAVIDLGHGLDMSIIAEGVETVEQLAFLAKEGCDGVQGYLLGKPLPIGKYAGLVGRAEVMELALKTG; encoded by the coding sequence ATGGCTGAGAAGAACTGGCACGAGGGCAGCACGCTTCCGATTGCTGTGCAGGCCGTTGTGTGCCTGGCCGGCACGGTTGCGCCCGCGCGCGCCTATGCGCTGTCGGACGGCTTCGCCGCGCCGAGCTATCTTGGTCAGCTCGATCCCAACGTGGTCTGGGAAGTCCTGATCGCGGGCATCGTCGTTTGTGCCTTCCTGGCCGCGATCGCGCTGTGGATCCATTCCTCGCTGCGCCGAACCAGGCGCTTGCAGCTGCGGCGCAACGCCTTCGTCTCTTCCGCCATGAACAATCTCAATCAGGGCGTGGTGATGACGGATTCGCAGCGCCGCATCATCTTCTGCAACGACCGCTATCTCGAGATTTACGGCCTGACGCGCTCGGACATCTGGGCCAACATGAACGGCTATGAACTCCTCGAGCTGCGGCGCAAGCGCGGGGTGCTCGGCGTGGCCTCCGACGACGAGTTCTATGAGAAGGCGGCCAGCACCAACGGCCTGATCACCGAGCTGCCGGACGGGCGGGCCATCCTGGTGAAATATTTCGTGCTGCCGAACGGCGGCTCGGTGGCGACGCATCTCGACGTCAGCGAGCAGCGGCGGCTGTCGCGGCAGCTCGCCTCGACCAAGCAGTTCCTCGAAACGGTGCTGGACAACGTCCCGGCCTGCGTGGCCGCGAAGAACATCGAGGATGGCCGCTATATCTTCGCCAACAGTGCCTATGAGCGGTTCTGGGGCTTCTCGCGCGACCACGTCGTCGGCAAGAATGCGCGCGAGCTGTTCGCGTCGGTTTCGGCTGCCAGCATCGAGGCGACCGACCGGGCGGCGCTCAATTCGCCGGACGGCCAGTTCCGCAACGAATTCGAGGTCGACCGCGGCGGCGAGCGGCGCATGGTCGCCTCGATCCGGATCGTGGTCCGCGACGAGAGCAACAAGCCCGAATTCCTGATGCTCGTGTTCGAGGACATCACCGACCGCCGCTCGCTTTCGAAGGAGCTGGAGAGCACCAAGAAGTTCCTCGAACTGGTGGTCGACAACATCCCGGTGGCCCTGATCGTCGAGCAGGTCAAGGATGGCCGCTATCTGCTCGCCAACCGCAGCGCCGAGACGATCCTCAATCGCAGGCGCGAGGAAGCCACGGGCCTGACGGCGTCCGACATCTTCAACCCCAAGGAAGCCAAGCTGATCATCGCGCGCGACGAGGCCGCGATCAAGAAACGCGGGATGATCACCGAGGAGCACCCGATCTCCACTAAGGACGGGCTGCGGCTGTTCCTGACCCGCCGCGCCACCGTGCTCGGCGATACCGGCGAGCCGCAATATCTGATCAAGACCCACGAGGACGTCACCGACCGCCGGCAGACCGAGTCGCGCATGGCGCACATGGCCTATCACGACGGCCTCACCGATTTGCCGAACCGCGCCGCCTTCCTGCAGGCGTTGACCCAGATGATCGAGGCCTGCGAAGGCACCGACGAGGAGTTCGCCGTCCTCTGCGTCGACCTCGACGGCCTCAAGGAGGTCAACGACGTCTTCGGCCACGCACTCGGCGACAAGCTCCTGGTCGAAGTGGCCCAGCGGCTTCAGGACTCCGCCCGCGGCGGCGTGGTCGCGCGCCTCTCCGGCGACGAATTCGGCCTCATCATCGACGGCAAGCAGCCGGATTCGGGCCTCGCGCTGGCGCAGCACCTCGGCGAAGCCGTCGCGAAGGAATTCCAGATCGACGGCCGGGCGGTTCGCGCCGGCGCCACCACCGGCATGGCGGTCTTCCCGCACAATGGTGCTGACGGCGCCTCGCTGCTCGCCAATGCGGGTGCGGCGCTGTTCCGGGCCAAGCAGAAGTCCCGCGGCACAATCAGCCTCTACCAGCCGGAGATGGACCAACAGATCCGCGATCGCCGCGTGCTGCACCAGGACCTCTCAATGGCGATCAAGAACGGCGAGCTCTCGCTTGCCTTCCAGCCGCAGGGGGCTGCGGGCCACAGCGTCGCCGAGAGCGAGATCATCGGCTTCGAGGCACTGGCGCGCTGGCAGCATCCGGTGCGCGGCCAGGTCTCGCCGGCCGAATTCATTCCGATCGCCGAGGAGAGCGGCCTGATCGTCGAGATGGGCGAGTGGATCCTGCGCGAGGCCTGCCGCGAGGCGGCGTCCTGGCCGAAGCCGCTCCAGGTCGCGGTCAATCTGTCGCCGGCGCAGTTCATGCACGGCGACGTGGTTGGCCTCGTCCATTCGATCCTGATCGAGACCGGCCTTGCACCCGGCCGGCTCGAGCTGGAGATCACCGAGGGCGTGCTGATCGAAGATTTCGACCGGGGCCTCGCGCTGCTGCGCCGATTGAAGGCGCTTGGCGTTCGGATCTCGATGGACGATTTCGGCAGCGGTTATTCTTCCCTGAGCTACCTACAGGCGTTCCCGTTCGACAAGATCAAGATCGACCGCGCCTTCATCATCAATCTCGGCCGCAACCCGCAATCGGCTGCGATCGTCCGTGCGGTGATCGATCTCGGCCATGGCCTCGACATGTCGATCATCGCCGAGGGCGTCGAAACGGTCGAGCAACTCGCCTTCCTCGCCAAGGAGGGCTGCGACGGCGTGCAGGGCTATCTGCTCGGCAAGCCGCTGCCGATCGGCAAATATGCCGGTCTTGTCGGTCGCGCCGAGGTCATGGAGCTTGCGCTCAAGACCGGCTAA
- a CDS encoding YdcH family protein has product MTIQAHLVELERKHKLLENELHEALVHLSTDDLQIVELKRRKLMVKDQIERLKHGDTLH; this is encoded by the coding sequence ATGACAATTCAGGCACATCTCGTTGAATTGGAACGGAAGCACAAACTTCTGGAAAACGAATTGCACGAAGCTCTCGTGCACCTTTCAACAGACGACCTGCAAATTGTTGAGTTGAAGCGCCGGAAGTTGATGGTCAAGGACCAGATCGAGCGTCTGAAGCACGGCGACACGCTCCACTAG